TTGTGTTTCTTTAGCATAAGGTtattatttatctatgtttttaaaactgtaataaaaagaaatatactgaataaatttgaagatgatttatgaaaacatattaattaagGGAGGTTTTAAATTGTCCCCCTGTCATCTTGTAATATAGACGTATTAAACAAGTATTATCAGAACGGTTTTCACGAAATTCATTTGGAGGGAAACAATAGGtgactaggttgtggtgggtcttttaTTGCTTATGTATGAAGATGAATGAGCTTATATTCAGTATTTGAATAGTTTTTATGACAGATGGATAGGTGGCTCACAGatttgtttataaaacaaacGTGAAATAGAGCTACGTTAAGTTAAATAGGCTGACCTATTAGAAACAAATTAGTTGAAGTGGAACTACCTGAACGTAAATGCCAAAATATTCTCAAGAACTGATCTGAACGAAACGAAATTCTAACTATTGAAACCATGTTCTTTAAGTTTTTGCCGTATATACGAAGAATACAGAGAAACATAAACAGAAATGGTGTTTCATATGAAAATGAAGTGATAACATAAACAAACAACaagtgatctgaaaaagaaattgtTACTATGACAACCTGCCATACTAACGTAAAGAATGACGGAAATCAGGAGAAAGTGATTGCTATACAAGCCTTCTCTAAAATCATTTTGTTCATGTACGTTTACAAGTAACGTTTACAAGTACTGTAAGTATTGTATAAAATTAGGTTGTTGATAAGAGGTAACAAATGTAATAGATTAAAACTTGGAAATGAAACTGAATACACAGTTTCGCTGAAGGAGAACACAACACCAACGTACCTCGTTTGCGTAGTAAATTGCACACAGTCCTGTTGGCCAGAAACAACAAAGGCATGCAAGAATTGACGGTATCATATAATTTGGAGGTCGTGTCTGAATTATCAGTGTTCGATCATGTTGTGGTTGATCCGAAACCTTCAGAAAAAGAGAAACAAGAGTAAAATGCGTAAGGCAATGTCCGAAATAATATCAAGTTTGTTATTTTGCTTGAAATAAAATAGGTCGTGTGAAATGTCttattaaattacattttgtacaaGTAGAATGGTAATTGTAACAAACCAACGCTAACTGCGTTACCCTCGTTGTCAAAGCGTAGCATTAATCATTAAGAAACGAACTTATTGCCTAAAAGCCTAAAACAGAAGCAACACGTTAAAGAGTTATACATTGTACACAGTGGAATAACTGCCTCCCATACAGAGTTGTTGTTCTTCCATTTCCGCCGTTGTACATGTGATGGAAAGTTCATCAGCATACAGAAAATAGTGATGTCGCTTTACATTGATTTATGATAGGAAAATATTGTTTCGAGCAAATGTAAATTATTCAAAGATGTTGCTCTCTGGTAACATCTTTTAATATATTATCATAAATCTATAATGGCATTGACTGCATGAATCTCTAAGAACTTCACTCTCTTCAGGCAGAGGCTGTTCGGCTCATATATACCTGAAATACAGTCTCTTCAAATGAAATGAACCATTTGTGACCAATGGCAaagaaaagttgaaatatttcaaGCAGTAGCCATAAGCCGCTAGGCCAGGTATGGCGGCTTAAACATTATTATCACAGGAAGCACCGAAAAATAGCAAATCGCCAGCAAACAAACACATATCCGCCATGCTGTTTTGTTAAGTTGTTCACATAAATTatgttatacaaataaaaataaacaaaataatactgACCACGTATGGCTGATGAGAAAAAGGCGTATGAACAAAGTCTACTGgttgttgtgttcctacaaaCTGGTAAGGCGGTGGTTCCTCTTCCCTGTACCTTGGGTACTTGTCAGTGTATCCATCCCCTGGTTGGTCGTAACCTAGATCGGTTtccaagaaataaaatatttatcattcagatcaaaggaaaataaataataataattattattaatttgtaCTATGATAATCACTTGACGCTTTGTTCGCAGTTGTGGAGCGGAGGACAGGGTGCAGTGATTCGGTCACTCGTAGATTGTGGCAGGAGtgaaaatttaattaaacttatCACAAGTTATCTACAATCTGTGTAAATGTAGTAAAGTCATTTTCAATGTAATAcagtattatcaaaatatttaagaagAATTTATACCCATGCCAAAGGTTgctttataaaattaaataaaattgagTACCTGCTCGGTCCGTCATTTGTGTCTTATTATCCAGATAATTTTGCAACACTGCGTCACATATAAGCAAAGTTTTACCTgtggttttctactttttttgtattttacacaAGGAAGACAAATTGATCACAACATCTATTTAGTCATGCACCACATACAACTAATAGTATAgatattacataaaaattgtttgtatttcacTTCCGTCTTCTACATTAACATCACATGCGTTACATTTGTCATATTAACTGATCCAGTTAAAGCTATCCTCTACGGAATCTTAGATACTATTCTGGGCATCAATAAAGGTCTTCTCTCATTCTTCAAACGGTCACAGATATTTATAATACTTTTagcgtttttctatttttttttttatttttttttttttatttaacgtcgcacctacacatgacaggtcatatggcaactttctagctttactggtggaggaagaccccaggtgcccctccgtgaattatttcctcacgagcgggcacctgggtagaaccaccgaccttccgtaagccagctggatggcttcctcacatgaagaattcaacgccccgagttgaggggcaagtgatttgaagtcagctaccttaaccactcggccacggaggcccctacttTTAACGTACATATAACTTGGTAACAGTGAATGTATAAAGATATAACCTAATTTATTTCAGTAAAGAACAAATGTTTCTGCATACGTTTTAAACAGCTTTTTTCTCAGATTGATGCAGAATATGCTAACTGATATCCGttacaaatttaaagtatgtCCGCAAATCAACATCATAACAAAGTGGGTTAgatattttagattttaatttaaattagtACAAAGTTCAGACTGAATGCgcgttttcttttgtaaaataagatgacaacatttttcatatcacaaGTTGTTCATTTGTGGAATTTCTTTCTCAAACGTGTAGAGACGTCATCAATAACAAAccgaaatttcaacattttttgtaaatGGATGTATCAGAATTATGTCAAAAGATATCATTTAGGCTTGACTTGTTTGCAGTTGTAACATACAAACCATCAGTTTTATGAAGAGGGAAATTTTGCTAAGGAAGAAAGATAATGAAATACATTCGAATTTAATTGGCAATACACTAAACACCTACTCGACTAATTACTAACTGCCATTACGtgaggtaaacattctgacacagCGTAATCACATCTGCCCATCTGTCATAACCAGCTACAATATCTTTAACGGCAACATATTAATGAATCAACTGTTAACCCGCATTCTGCGACCAAATGTTTACCTCAATTTCTTATCATGACTACATTTTACTTTTCGTGGTAATGTATGGTTTCAAAGAAAGATGATTtatatcataaacattttattaaataagcAAATCTGATCTAAATGATGTCAGATAACTCTACTAGATACCATTTGTATTGATGGTCGCGTATAGAATGCACGGTTTTAAAACAGTTACAACTATCAGTGTATGAAATGTGAAagcaatatttttatacatgataTTTTAAGTGTTACTAGCGTTTACTGTCCGCAATCTATGTTACTGTATTACATGACATACACGTCAAACTGGTTTGTCTTAGTACTTCTACCTTAAATCAATGAGCTTATTAAgcataataaaatgtacatatagtAGAAagtcctttggaaacatagaatgcagtcgagcaaaaaaaaaaaaaaaaaaaaaaaaaaaaaaaaaaaaaaacaacaacactcgATTTGAGTCTTTAAGTGAGAGCTTATACGAAATACTATCATGTAACATTGAACAGCATACAAGATATGAAAGGACcagattaaataacaaaattaagtGACCACTTTCTTAGAAATTTAACCTTAAGTCTGACGGCGGCAAgtattatgcctttgcgaccagtgcagaccaagctcagcctgcatgtccgtgcaggctgatcatggtctgcactgttcgttattcagtcagtaaatgtttagAAACCACCCCTTAGAATAAtcagtggtactgcccaaattgaatgatggtgGGAGCTTAAACGAAATACTATCATGTAACATTGAATAGCATACAAGATATGAAAGGGCtagattaaataacaaaattgAGTGACCACTGTCTTAGaaatttaaccttaagcctgATGGCGGCAAGTATTATGCCTccgcgaccagtgcagaccaagctcagcctgcatgtccgtgtaggctgatcttggtctgcactgttcgctattcagtcagtaaatttttagaaACCACTCGCTCTAGAATAaacaatggtactgtccaaattgaatgatggagcagtcgattttagaaacttagcagggtaaaggttaaaaattatttcacaatatatcaataaaaataatcttttgtACCTGTTTGATCCGCCATTTATGGATAGCTACCTGAGTAAATGTTCCACACCTCCTCTTTTATACGATACATATAAAATAACCATCAGATAGGCAATAATTGACAAGGAATATAAATAAGAAGGAACTAAATCCCGATAAGAGTGCTTTTTGTTAACTTAAAAGTTCATTAAACACGTGATTTAAAGTAAACTGTAAATATGTGATAAAATGACACAAATGtacagaaaatgataaaagctgAAGATTGATCCACTGTAGCACACATACATActgaaaaaatccaaaatttaattttaatttcattttaattggtgAATACTCGTTATAATAATTTACTTATTAATACATTATGTTAATTCAATTTAAAGTAGAATATATTCTTAAACTAATATTGAATTACCACGTTTACTGAAGAAAGTCTTACTGTGCGGTAGCACAGTTTTGTGCCACCACctcttcatgtttttattttatttattatttatttattcatttatttatttgagagTGGGGAGGGTGGCACTAAGATTtgcctttgtccgtccgtccattagcCCGTCCTAATTTGTGCCTAGCATATACCTAAAAGAATTTGAtccagtcatcaaacctcacaggattgttacgCACCTGGGGTTTTAATTGAGATTACACACAGCTAGACCAGACTTAGGGcccttgactaagtcaaaaaactgtccgtccgtctgaaTTTATGTCATGcatttctcaaaaagtatttgaccaagagtcatcacagcattgtcattcagcatgtgatgTTGTGCACCTGGTGGTTTAACTGGGAGTTTACAAagccagactagagttatggccattggCTCAGTCAAAATATGCATGAAAAGGGTCTTAAAGTTAGTGTCGCAAGTGTCGCAAAACGTTTTTAACCtgggattatgaaacattataggaatattagTTAGCATGTGCACTTGCGTTTTTgttttgagatttcactcagccagacgagagttatagcccttgacttaTTCAGAAATATGCACAAATTAGCATAAGAGCTTGTTTCGCCCAAACATTTAGGCGTATTTGACTATGAAACACAGTAAATATATTAGTAAGCATGTGAAATTGTACAACATGGGTTTTGTTCGTGATTTCTGTGGATAAGgtcagagttgtggccctttgtTTAGTCAAAACAGTGCATGTACCTCAAACATTATTTGACTTAGCGTCATAAAACATAAGAGGATTGTAATATGGAATTTGAAATTGTGCTGCTTGTGTTCTGTTTGAGATTTCTCTCGGTCAgaccagaattatggtccttgacttagtgaaaaatacacatagagGCCCCCTAGAATATCTTTTGAAGTAATGTACTACCGATAGCACAAATATTCTGACTttttataaagaatgattttcacCTCCAtatgttaacataattattattacaaGTCACATTACAGTTGTTTGATAAAGACAATGCCTTAAAACATCTGTGCATTTGTTTTGAATGATCCAAGTGCACTGTCAGTCTGACCATTTTGTGATCTACGGTAGCCAGTAAAATGCCATTATCCAATTAATCAAAGATGTTGTGAAAATTCATATTCGTCGCCTTAAAGGCATTGTATATTTTTAAGGTAACATTAACCATCGAACGTTTCTATCAGCGAGTCACCAAAATCCTGGTGCATTTTCCTTCTCATCAAACCTCTCTCTTCCCAGGCAATATGGAATTTTTAAGGATAAAGATGTGTTTGAATATACATTTTAAgtagttacatttttttcataaccGACATCCCGCTTTTGTGTGGTGTAATTAGTGAATGTAACGGTTTCGTCAGTAAAAGAAATGTTGTTCTAATATTCTTTTTGTCTGCTAGGTTTACTTAAATAATTTGAGatagtgaaataattttcaaaatcggtttaaaagtaaaaagggtatgaacatttcaatattaaATCAAAATGGTAGCTAATGTTTCCATCGCTACGGTGCATAAAAAGCTTAAAAGTACAACCCATACTTTCTAAATTGTAGGTCCTTAACGAACCATTCGCATTCTTTCTTTGgagataaagaaaaaaactttgtttcaatAAATACAGTATAACTCCTGAAAACAGCGCCTCTAACAAAGAAACACTTTTATGCAGACATGATTATCTTTCCAGCTAGACCAGTGTATTAGTAATCTGCAACTACCAGTGTACAGCATACATATCAGCATTTCAATTAGAGTTTGCTTTGCAGAGGTTTACTGAGCATATTTCAGTGAAAGCGGTAGAGAATCAACTTAAGActttgtaagattttattttttacctCTGTTTCCAAATTAAAATTTAAGTGGTCACCATTGTACtataaaaagatatttgttttgaaaaggtATTATACTATTATAATAAATCTTCGCAAAAACCGTAAATGGTTTCACGTTCTATAAGGTTTTTCATACAGGAGTGTTACATCAATGTTGTCTGAGACTTGTGTCCAGTTAGAAGCCTGGTCTGGTGATAATAAGTATCACGCTGGGTATCCAAATAATTGGGATAAAAGCACTGATAAACACTAGGTTCCTGGAATAATGTGCCATTTTTCTGGCTCCCAGATAGTCCCCAGCCACATCTAGATTTTTTGcctgaaaataaatcaaattgaaatgtatttaaatggCTTAATGACATGTCTATTTCACACCTGAAAAAACCCAACAAACTTACTGAATGCGCTTCTATTAGATTCGTAGGTCAATATACATTGATATAACAGAGATATTCCATGCAGGCACAGACCAAGAGATCAAAATGGTCACAACATAACAACATAACATAACAGAGATACATGAAATAGGCATTGTCCTAAAGATAAACCTTACAAGGGCTGTCACAGGaaacagcgcgctcgactatttcaatgctggcaGGATGTCCTATGACAATATTGGACAACAGTTTAAGTCtgagtcaaatgtatttagtaataagggagacagagtgaaagtgtataaaaatattaactaagtacaaaagggacataattcatggaatatttctgccAGGAGTATTGCACCATCCGTCATAACGTGACTAATAACgtggaaaaaatactttaagtttgaatcaaatctgtttcgTAAAAatagagatatggtgaaaaaacACTacaattaaactgaaattctaaggaaaagggggcataattcataaaccatttgtgcaagagttattggCCTTGTATCATGTGATGAGGACGATTATGTGGAAGAagtttttcaagtttgaatctaatccatagatatagtgaaaatgcatcaaaattaacctaaatttctaagtaaaaagagggcataattcctGAAATATTGGTTCAAGAGTTACGGCATGCCAATgcttaaccttaagcctgctggtggcaagtgtatttgcctttgcgaccagtgcagaccatgatcagcctgcacatccgtgcagtctgatcatggtctgcactgttcgctattcagtcagtaaatggtactgtcaaaattgaatgatggaccagtccattttagaaatttagcagggtgaaggacTTCCCAGATGGTTAAGCCCtaatattagtgacaaaatacttGATAAAGTAAATCATACGTAAACGGTCAATCCAAGGTATCAGTATACCCATGTAGTTACATCACCAAGAGCATAACTATTAATGGCAAGAACATGtgatttactgaaaacatttacataaaatgtgaAACTGGTTTAAAGCAACAATGTACTATCTGCAATGTTTATTACAAAATGATGATCCATTTTAAGTTAAAGTCATGGAAGTATTTACCTCATTGATGCATTAATAAGTCATCCATTTACTGATATATCCGATCTGTACCGTAGATTCCATAATTATCGCCCTCATTTTAATAAACGCCCCACCCTAATTAcacaaaaatgttaatataagtCATAAGTGAATACCAGCACTGTGGTAAAGCTTTAACTGCTAAAAGCAATTCATTAGAATTTGGATTTATAAAttctatttaattaaaaaaatgtaaaaagaaaacaactacGGGCCGTAAACGTCCACTACCGCTTTGCAAAAGGTAACGTCCATGGTGACGTTAATAAGAGAATATACAGTAATACAAATATTGAACGTGGTACTCAAatagaaaaaagttgaaaacaaaaggttgccaaacacgacataaatgaaaatgttgcaggctcggtttgattgagcctgttcatagtcGGTTTTATTTTGcactaaatttataaaataacatgcATTATTATCTGATAAATACACGCACTTACACGAAAAAAAGttgatttatatattaatatacatgtattaataaaatttgataatgTGGCAGATGAGTCAAAtaagtccagggatgttcaaagataatccgtcataaaatTATCTTTGAGCTATATTACAAAGTAATTATTaattacctgtattggaaaataaacagtgtcgattgtttTGAGGTAAACTGCcatattatcaaagtttattaatacatTGTAATCGAAAccttcacaaaaacatataaagTTTGTAATAAAAGGTTTGGTAATTTGAAAGACAAAGACTTTTGAAATGTTTAACATCTTGTATAAATTCGTGTTTAACCTGTATCTGAAATATTTCCAACAGCAGAGTGCAATAAATATACTCGCCTCGTTTGCATAGTAGATAGCACAAAGGCCCGTAGGTCAGAAGCAAAGAATACACGCAATTATTGAAGGTACCATGTAATCAGCGgtttgctttttaacaattatttctCTAGCCTCAGGTGGTTGAttcaaaacctgaaaaaaaagttAGAGTATCGGAATACTGCATGTGATTGCAAGCAGCACAGCTTTCTCGCATGTTGTTGTAAACTGTATTGTATCATCTTAATTTACCTGCCACGGTAACGATGTTTATAGAAAGCAAATGACATACGTCCAGGTCGTACCAAGTATTGTTTTCTCTAAGGTATTTGCTAGGTAAATGTCCATATATCACAGAAAAGGTAAGTACATGTGCAGAATAGTTATTGATACAGTGACAAGAATGACAGCGGCGCAtcttaactaaatatttaaaCACTATTATTACTAACATATCTATATAAAGACAAATCTTGGATATTGTAAAAAGGTCTTATGTTAACAGGTAAAACTGTACAGTTTGGTAAAGCTGTATAGCTTGTTGGTAAACAAGAAGTGAAATTAATTACTTTCAAGACATGTTATAGAGTATAACACCTTATTCGGGGGTGTGCTTTATTTAAGGTTAGACTGCAATGGtatctaaaaaacaaaaacatagttGCAAGTGGTTCAACTGAATAAGGTGACTTACAATTTTAGCAACACACATTTCGTTAGAAAAATAGTACATAGTATACTGACCACAGTTGCAGTCGGCTCGAAAGAGTAGGGCGACCCACAATAACCTGGTTGTGTTTGTTGCTGTTGTATTACTACATTGTCATAAGAGCGCGGTGCCGCGGCTCCGTTAGTACTGGTTTAACCTGTGTATCCATCTCCTTGCTGGTCATATCCTAGTAGTAAAATAAGTATAAGAAGATAGAATATTGAACTTATTGTTTACTgtttgaaaattataaatttcttttctaCACTTTTGTTATTAATTTTCCGTTTactaaatgatttatatttatcaaatacggCATTAAAACGACAAAACGTAATTCTATCCAGTGCACATATCCCATAATTGGTTAAATATCAGTTTGTGATTGAATTAAATGATATCTATTTCTACTGGATTATCTATTTATTATTACTTCTAGTCAGATTCCACACAAAAAAGGAtatgtttctacaatgtaaaaaaaGTGTATAAGAAGCGTAAAACAGGATAATTAGAAATGTATTGTGTTTGTCATGAATACTctattgaataaaaaaatcagGGCATaggtttgttattttgtttttctttaagtaacaaggaaaaaaacaaaaaacaaaaccaaaaaagaaaacacacacacacacacacacacacacacacacgcacacacacaaaaaaaaaaaaaagaaaaaaaaaaaaccgaacaAAAAACACAACGGTTACCTCAGATGATAATCGTTTATACATATCGAAATAGTTGATACATATCCCGGTAGGCGTATTAAAACATCTTGCCTTACAAACTTAATGTATACATCTGATCACGTAACcgtattttgtgaaaatatttatttacctgtTTTACAAACAATTAGTCATATATACTATACGACTATACTTCCGTCTTGTAATGAACATAAAACACTGTTCATATGTAATGTGGGTTCGGCAAATTTACTTTATAAGCAAAGGTTTAAATATGTGAATACTGTATCAGAAACAAAACACGTTCGAACAGCCAAATGAAAAAATTTCCGTTAGATAAATATGTGTGTCTTAACACAGTTAAAATCTTTCGTCCCAATCACTTAACTGTGTGACTAgcatttaaactttattttattttcgacCACATAAAAAGTAAAGTGCATCTATCAATATACGCAAATAGTTACTATATTTGAAAATGATATGGAAATTAGGTGAATAAAATCTATATTGATGTGTACCTTCTCTTTCCGCCATTTTTGTATAACATGTATTTTCCGAacctgatttttataaaaaaatttacatGTGCGTTACATAAAATACTGTACTGAGTAAGTAAACACCCAAAGTGTAAATTGCGTGTAAAATTGAACGAGGAAGAAAAAGCTGTATCtatacataataaaatctgtgaaaagaaccTATGGAATCATAGAACGCAAATAAGTAACATAATATGAATATGTCTATTTAtgttatgaaatgaaatgtacaacactcCACTGGCTagcggaattctgttatagtaaaaaGGAATGTTCTCCATGGTCCCAATGGACCAGTAAATATAACACCATTGTGTCCAAGTACGAGGAGACCTTCTAAAGTCGCCACAGAGAATGATCTATCAGGTTTCCATTGA
This window of the Mercenaria mercenaria strain notata chromosome 5, MADL_Memer_1, whole genome shotgun sequence genome carries:
- the LOC123557743 gene encoding proline-rich transmembrane protein 1-like isoform X2 is translated as MADQTGYDQPGDGYTDKYPRYREEEPPPYQFVGTQQPVDFVHTPFSHQPYVVSDQPQHDRTLIIQTRPPNYMIPSILACLCCFWPTGLCAIYYANEANNMALAGDYVGAIRMANISRNMMVFSVVVGIFWITVLIVINAV
- the LOC123557743 gene encoding proline-rich transmembrane protein 1-like isoform X1, which gives rise to MTDRAGYDQPGDGYTDKYPRYREEEPPPYQFVGTQQPVDFVHTPFSHQPYVVSDQPQHDRTLIIQTRPPNYMIPSILACLCCFWPTGLCAIYYANEANNMALAGDYVGAIRMANISRNMMVFSVVVGIFWITVLIVINAV